The proteins below come from a single Necator americanus strain Aroian chromosome V, whole genome shotgun sequence genomic window:
- a CDS encoding hypothetical protein (NECATOR_CHRV.G20174.T1), with translation MSSNDGIELTYLEEPPFSRATPRSSQESPNDRKSCHLYSGAKSIETNTIQSSHSLQDHLPYFAGNNARVQEVNINCSPATGRNRFQLP, from the exons ATGTCGAGTAACGATGG AATCGAACTCACATACCTGGAGGAACCTCCATTTTCCAGAGCAACACCTCGATCTTCTCAAGAATCGCCTAATGATCG GAAAAGTTGCCATCTTTATAGCGGTGCAAAAAGTATTGAAACAAATACCATTCAATCATCCCA ctcACTTCAAGATCATCTACCATATTTCGCTGGTAATAATGCGCGTGTGCAAGAGGTGAACATAAACTGCTCTCCAGCCACTGGAAGGAACAG ATTCCAACTTCCTTAG
- a CDS encoding hypothetical protein (NECATOR_CHRV.G20174.T3), which translates to MSSNDGIELTYLEEPPFSRATPRSSQESPNDRKSCHLYSGAKSIETNTIQSSHSLQDHLPYFAGNNARVQEHTAKAHNLKGQPPEGSMESLTTTIRFVTLNCRTLSSELQQAALSRLLRHLCVPFAALQETRMRDRSVISIENYTIYCGDADENRVGGCTIAVRNDYKNLVEEFGSASSRCAFLRLRDRRRKRGRKLWIVSAHAPTETAEDNSKDAFYDELNALVSKIPGQQVVIVGIDANAKMGFEQQSDVLGK; encoded by the exons ATGTCGAGTAACGATGG AATCGAACTCACATACCTGGAGGAACCTCCATTTTCCAGAGCAACACCTCGATCTTCTCAAGAATCGCCTAATGATCG GAAAAGTTGCCATCTTTATAGCGGTGCAAAAAGTATTGAAACAAATACCATTCAATCATCCCA ctcACTTCAAGATCATCTACCATATTTCGCTGGTAATAATGCGCGTGTGCAAGAG cacaccgccaaagcccataacctgaaaggtcaaccgcctgaagggagcatggaatctttgacaacaaccattcgtttcgtcacgctgaactgccgaacactatcgagtgaactccaacaagccgctctatccagacttctgcgacatctctgtgtgccttttgctgcactgcaggaaacacgcatgagggatcggtccgtcatcagcatcgaaaattacaccatatactgcggcgatgctgatgagaacagaGTAGGTGGCTGcacgatagctgtgaggaacgattacaagaatctggtggaggaatttggctcagcgtcgtctagatgcgcctttttacgtctgcgggatcgcagacgtaaaagaggacgtaaactctggatcgtaagtgctcacgcacctacggaaaccgctgaggacaacagtaaggacgccttctatgatgaactcaatgcgttggtgtctaaaataccaggccagcaggtggtcattgtcggaatcgacgcaaatgccaAGATGGGATTCGAACAGCAATctgatgtgctaggaaaatga
- a CDS encoding hypothetical protein (NECATOR_CHRV.G20174.T2), with product MAKASHTLQKDAVVQHTAKAHNLKGQPPEGSMESLTTTIRFVTLNCRTLSSELQQAALSRLLRHLCVPFAALQETRMRDRSVISIENYTIYCGDADENRVGGCTIAVRNDYKNLVEEFGSASSRCAFLRLRDRRRKRGRKLWIVSAHAPTETAEDNSKDAFYDELNALVSKIPGQQVVIVGIDANAKMGFEQQSDVLGK from the coding sequence atggcgaaagcttcccatacattgcaaaaagatgctgtcgtccagcacaccgccaaagcccataacctgaaaggtcaaccgcctgaagggagcatggaatctttgacaacaaccattcgtttcgtcacgctgaactgccgaacactatcgagtgaactccaacaagccgctctatccagacttctgcgacatctctgtgtgccttttgctgcactgcaggaaacacgcatgagggatcggtccgtcatcagcatcgaaaattacaccatatactgcggcgatgctgatgagaacagaGTAGGTGGCTGcacgatagctgtgaggaacgattacaagaatctggtggaggaatttggctcagcgtcgtctagatgcgcctttttacgtctgcgggatcgcagacgtaaaagaggacgtaaactctggatcgtaagtgctcacgcacctacggaaaccgctgaggacaacagtaaggacgccttctatgatgaactcaatgcgttggtgtctaaaataccaggccagcaggtggtcattgtcggaatcgacgcaaatgccaAGATGGGATTCGAACAGCAATctgatgtgctaggaaaatga
- a CDS encoding hypothetical protein (NECATOR_CHRV.G20175.T1) — MRTLKLQLDYVLARNIPQSDIRKPRAVWDVAFDSDHRPVLLSFKIRFHKRNQGVSLQPKIDMAGLKDDECRTKFRQRVSIHVGVRTRKKLSDADSFTKCIQHAAGVTLPVLLPRKKFAFASAETKSTYNSVCVARSAGDSNQEKRLRRKLRRQLQQDRDNEWTSRAMEFEKAWEDRNPRKAYALLKQYSDKMKGCSPVLNTANGVAVGEATLPIWKKHFKTLLNRLAPSALELEHVHRPTYAVNEEPPTESEVLVCIQKMKNGKSGGDDGISAEMLKYRPPSGIREMTKIIRSIWLIERIPDSWKHAFIIPLHKKLSVTDPRNYRGIFLLRVIYKESDRNLAAVFEANATSVASAVFDSPHRGRLFNALRADGVPGKFVRLLDDMNQRTTAAVRTPAGCTTPLEVVTGVRQGAVVGPFLFNFAIDDIMRRTVDQCPADIVLAPSGCPFTDLEYADDVVIFAESSTKLQHVVHLVSKLAAAYGLRLRPDKCKQMWISSRPRTGIRVDGQQIELVDEFCYLGCTLKNNDSYERDVQ, encoded by the exons atgaggactcttaagcttcagctcgactacgttctggcgaggaacattcctcagtcagatatccgaaaacctagagctgtttgggacgtcgcgttcgactctgaccaccgcccagttcttctcagcttcaagatacggttccacaagagaaaccaaggagtttctcttcaaccgaaaatcgacatggcaggtctgaaagacgatgaatgcagaacaaaattccgccaacgtgtgtctattcatgttggagtacggaccaggaagaagcttagcgatgcggattccttcacaaagtgcatccagcaCGCTGCAGGGgtaacgctcccggttctattgccgcggaagaagtttgcctttgcatctgcggaaacaaaatccacatacaattctgtatgtgtcgcgcgcagtgCTGGTGACtccaaccaggaaaagcgtcttagaaggaagctgcgtcgtcaactgcaacaagaccgcgataacgagtggacatcaagagcgatggagtttgagaaggcgtgggaggacaggaacccgcggaaagcctatgctctactaaaacagtatagcgacaaaatgaaaggatgttcccctgtcctcaacactgccaacggggtagctgtcggtgaagcaacccttccaatttggaaaaaacacttcaagaccttgctgaaccggctagcaccgtcagctcttgaactcgaacacgttcatagaccgacatatgcggttaacgaggagccaccgaccgagtcggaagtcctggtctgtattcagaaaatgaagaatggaaaatctggtggagacgatgggattagcgcagaaatgctaaaatatcgtcctccgtctgggattcgtgagatgacaaagatcatccgttcaatatggttaatcgaaaggatacctgattcgtggaagCACGCtttcataattcccctccacaagaagttatccgtcacggacccaaggaattatcgaggaatctttttgctgcgtgttatttACAAG gagagtgatcgaaatctggcagcggtgttcgaagccaatgcaactagcgttgcTTCGGCCGTGTTCGACTCTCcccaccgaggccgtcttttcaacgcgcttcgcgccgatggagtaccaggaaagttcgttcgcttgcttgatgacatgaatcaacgaacaactgctgcagttcgaacaccagccggatgtacaacaccgcttgaagtggtaactggagtaagacaaggagcAGTGgtaggacctttcctgttcaatttcgcaatcgacgacattatgcgaagaacagtcgaccagtgtcctgccgacattgtcttagcaccatcagggtgcccttttactgacctcgagtacgccgacgatgttgttatattcgcggaaagcagtacgaaacttcaacatgttgtccaccttgtatcgaagctggctgcagcctatggactacgtctgcgccctgataaatgcaagcagatgtggatctcttcgagacctcgaacgggaatcagggtggacggacaacagatagaactcgtcgatgagttctgttacctaggctgtacgctgaagaacaatgacagctacgagagagatgttcagtaa
- a CDS encoding hypothetical protein (NECATOR_CHRV.G20175.T3) — MRTLKLQLDYVLARNIPQSDIRKPRAVWDVAFDSDHRPVLLSFKIRFHKRNQGVSLQPKIDMAGLKDDECRTKFRQRVSIHVGVRTRKKLSDADSFTKCIQHAAGVTLPVLLPRKKFAFASAETKSTYNSVCVARSAGDSNQEKRLRRKLRRQLQQDRDNEWTSRAMEFEKAWEDRNPRKAYALLKQYSDKMKGCSPVLNTANGVAVGEATLPIWKKHFKTLLNRLAPSALELEHVHRPTYAVNEEPPTESEVLVCIQKMKNGKSGGDDGISAEMLKYRPPSGIREMTKIIRSIWLIERIPDSWKHAFIIPLHKKLSVTDPRNYRGIFLLRVIYKESDRNLAAVFEANATSVASAVFDSPHRGRLFNALRADGVPGKFVRLLDDMNQRTTAAVRTPAGCTTPLEVVTGVRQGAVVGPFLFNFAIDDIMRRTVDQCPADIVLAPSGCPFTDLEYADDVVIFAESSTKLQHVVHLVSKLAAAYGLRLRPDKCKQMWISSRPRTGIRVDGQQIELVDEFCYLGCLWSTPITNEVKLRVYLSAIRPIMMYGSETWAAPSTVMKRLDYTERKLLRRLLGYFWPRETGRTPCSTSSEEFVGFELEEATAENGSSGLRIWTNLLILCKLSQKIEKFGQRCVQGRHTSAKMRVIASGDDISPPIKCKYFVNTKWISEDEGAVDRWRQLTSSSTNPRSSNANDGSSVSSRSYAETLWGNIGASLEESVRPSEDNPTGTPSASLDAATTNLVVQSRDRISSAGDRTTFGSSTLSDSYASTTVTQRNPHPWFSLLEMLSIRVIILAKVHTGIIRRQIDFEAPSNRDVGSLYTLLEKELPTLQKIQIYYTNTRINHRTDLTKLPAGDQRIDFRRISLDICERCVVRFLFPIEKVKMLDVYGIFHVRLAINI, encoded by the exons atgaggactcttaagcttcagctcgactacgttctggcgaggaacattcctcagtcagatatccgaaaacctagagctgtttgggacgtcgcgttcgactctgaccaccgcccagttcttctcagcttcaagatacggttccacaagagaaaccaaggagtttctcttcaaccgaaaatcgacatggcaggtctgaaagacgatgaatgcagaacaaaattccgccaacgtgtgtctattcatgttggagtacggaccaggaagaagcttagcgatgcggattccttcacaaagtgcatccagcaCGCTGCAGGGgtaacgctcccggttctattgccgcggaagaagtttgcctttgcatctgcggaaacaaaatccacatacaattctgtatgtgtcgcgcgcagtgCTGGTGACtccaaccaggaaaagcgtcttagaaggaagctgcgtcgtcaactgcaacaagaccgcgataacgagtggacatcaagagcgatggagtttgagaaggcgtgggaggacaggaacccgcggaaagcctatgctctactaaaacagtatagcgacaaaatgaaaggatgttcccctgtcctcaacactgccaacggggtagctgtcggtgaagcaacccttccaatttggaaaaaacacttcaagaccttgctgaaccggctagcaccgtcagctcttgaactcgaacacgttcatagaccgacatatgcggttaacgaggagccaccgaccgagtcggaagtcctggtctgtattcagaaaatgaagaatggaaaatctggtggagacgatgggattagcgcagaaatgctaaaatatcgtcctccgtctgggattcgtgagatgacaaagatcatccgttcaatatggttaatcgaaaggatacctgattcgtggaagCACGCtttcataattcccctccacaagaagttatccgtcacggacccaaggaattatcgaggaatctttttgctgcgtgttatttACAAG gagagtgatcgaaatctggcagcggtgttcgaagccaatgcaactagcgttgcTTCGGCCGTGTTCGACTCTCcccaccgaggccgtcttttcaacgcgcttcgcgccgatggagtaccaggaaagttcgttcgcttgcttgatgacatgaatcaacgaacaactgctgcagttcgaacaccagccggatgtacaacaccgcttgaagtggtaactggagtaagacaaggagcAGTGgtaggacctttcctgttcaatttcgcaatcgacgacattatgcgaagaacagtcgaccagtgtcctgccgacattgtcttagcaccatcagggtgcccttttactgacctcgagtacgccgacgatgttgttatattcgcggaaagcagtacgaaacttcaacatgttgtccaccttgtatcgaagctggctgcagcctatggactacgtctgcgccctgataaatgcaagcagatgtggatctcttcgagacctcgaacgggaatcagggtggacggacaacagatagaactcgtcgatgagttctgttacctaggct gcctgtggtcgacccccatcactaacgaagtcaagctgcgagtctacctatccgcaattcgccccatcatgatgtacggatcggagacttgggcagcaccatcaacggttatgaaGAGGCTTGACtacacggaacgaaagctgcttagacggctacttggctacttttggcctagg gagaccggcagaacgccttgttcaacgagttctgaggagttcgtcgggttcgagctggaagaagccacggccgaaaacggaagttctggactgag aatatggacgaatttattgattttgtgcaagctctcgcagaagatcgagaagttTGGACAGAggtgtgttcaaggacggcacacctcggcgaagatgcgggtaatcgcgtcaggcgatgacatcagcccgccgattaa GTGCAAATATTTTGTCAACACAAAATGGATAAGTGAAGACGAGGGAGCGGTTGACCGCTGGCGACAGCTCACATCTTCTTCGACAAATCCTC GTAGCTCCAATGCAAACGACGGCAGTTCCGTATCCAGTAGAAGTTACGCTGAAACCTTGTGGGGGAACATTGGTGCTAGCTTGGAAGAATCAGTGCGGCCTTCAGAAG ATAATCCTACCGGTACTCCAAGTGCAAGTCTCGATGCAGCGACAACAAATCTGGTGGTTCAGAGCAGAGATCG GATATCATCCGCTGGTGATAGAACCACTTTTGGCAGTTCTACGCTATCGGATAGTTATGCATCCACCACAGTAACACAG CGCAATCCTCATCCCTGGTTTAGTTTGCTGGAGATGCTGTCAATACGTGTGATCATCCTGGCGAAG GTTCATACTGGCATTATTCGTCGACAAATTGACTTTGAAGCACCGTCAAACCGAGATGTTGGTAGTCTTTACACATTATTGGAGAAAGAACT CCCTAcccttcaaaaaatccaaatctaTTACACTAATACACGGATCAATCATCGGACGGATCTA ACCAAACTGCCAGCTGGAGACCAACGGAT TGATTTCCGTCGAATTTCACTAGACATAT GTGAACGTTGTGTAG TGCGTTTTTTGTTCCCcattgaaaaagtgaagatgCTGGATGTCTATGGGATTTTCCATGTCCGACTGGCcataaatatttga
- a CDS encoding hypothetical protein (NECATOR_CHRV.G20176.T1) has protein sequence MMYGSETWAAPSTVMKRLDYTERKLLRRLLGYFWPRVCHNEDLYVEIDVVYRRMTRGRHQHLAPPSKVVKVNRLRFFGHILRRPAERLVQRVLRSSSGSSWKKPRPKTEVLD, from the coding sequence atgatgtacggatcggagacttgggcagcaccatcaacggttatgaaGAGGCTTGACtacacggaacgaaagctgcttagacggctacttggctacttttggcctagggtatgtcacaatgaagatctttacgtagaaattgatgtggtataccggcggatgacacgtggaagacatcaacatcttgcaccgccatcgaaagtggttaaagtaaatcgtcttcgcttttttggtcatatattaaggagaccggcagaacgccttgttcaacgagttctgaggagttcgtcgggttcgagctggaagaagccacggccgaaaacggaagttctggactga
- a CDS encoding hypothetical protein (NECATOR_CHRV.G20175.T2), which translates to MRVIASGDDISPPIKCKYFVNTKWISEDEGAVDRWRQLTSSSTNPRSSNANDGSSVSSRSYAETLWGNIGASLEESVRPSEDNPTGTPSASLDAATTNLVVQSRDRISSAGDRTTFGSSTLSDSYASTTVTQRNPHPWFSLLEMLSIRVIILAKVHTGIIRRQIDFEAPSNRDVGSLYTLLEKELPTLQKIQIYYTNTRINHRTDLTKLPAGDQRIDFRRISLDICERCVVRFLFPIEKVKMLDVYGIFHVRLAINI; encoded by the exons atgcgggtaatcgcgtcaggcgatgacatcagcccgccgattaa GTGCAAATATTTTGTCAACACAAAATGGATAAGTGAAGACGAGGGAGCGGTTGACCGCTGGCGACAGCTCACATCTTCTTCGACAAATCCTC GTAGCTCCAATGCAAACGACGGCAGTTCCGTATCCAGTAGAAGTTACGCTGAAACCTTGTGGGGGAACATTGGTGCTAGCTTGGAAGAATCAGTGCGGCCTTCAGAAG ATAATCCTACCGGTACTCCAAGTGCAAGTCTCGATGCAGCGACAACAAATCTGGTGGTTCAGAGCAGAGATCG GATATCATCCGCTGGTGATAGAACCACTTTTGGCAGTTCTACGCTATCGGATAGTTATGCATCCACCACAGTAACACAG CGCAATCCTCATCCCTGGTTTAGTTTGCTGGAGATGCTGTCAATACGTGTGATCATCCTGGCGAAG GTTCATACTGGCATTATTCGTCGACAAATTGACTTTGAAGCACCGTCAAACCGAGATGTTGGTAGTCTTTACACATTATTGGAGAAAGAACT CCCTAcccttcaaaaaatccaaatctaTTACACTAATACACGGATCAATCATCGGACGGATCTA ACCAAACTGCCAGCTGGAGACCAACGGAT TGATTTCCGTCGAATTTCACTAGACATAT GTGAACGTTGTGTAG TGCGTTTTTTGTTCCCcattgaaaaagtgaagatgCTGGATGTCTATGGGATTTTCCATGTCCGACTGGCcataaatatttga
- a CDS encoding hypothetical protein (NECATOR_CHRV.G20177.T1), whose translation MNGGKNQRVVTSVVVGTRKKEDDANSFTKSIQDKENIPAFNIEEEVLLCICRDNIQLQFCLFRPHYLRAYLGEAPEKGVAYPAKRDRASKLAPRAKRFEKDGKIGIRRKPILHNCSVAASWVDRSESPSKNQLYSSGEEISTPC comes from the coding sequence ATGAATGGCGGAAAGAACCAACGAGTGGTGACTAGTGTTGTAGTAGGGACCAGGAAGAAAGAGGATGACGCCAACTCTTTCACCAAATCTATCCAGGACAAGGAAAATATTCCCGCTTTTAACATCGAAGAAGAAGTTCTCCTTTGCATCTGCAGAGACAATATCCAACtacaattttgtttgtttcgtcCGCATTACTTGCGGGCTTACCTAGGGGAAGCACCTGAGAAGGGAGTTGCGTATCCAGCTAAACGTGATCGTGCGAGTAAATTGGCGCCAAGAGCAAAAAGGTTTGAAAAGGATGGGAAGATAGGAATCCGACGAAAGCCTATACTCCACAATTGCAGTGTAGCGGCAAGTTGGGTCGACAGGTCAGAGTCGCCGTCGAAAAATCAACTCTACTCATCGGGAGAGGAAATTTCAACACCATGCTGA